One segment of Paenibacillus rhizovicinus DNA contains the following:
- a CDS encoding aromatic acid exporter family protein — protein sequence MGIRVIKTAIAALGALYTAHYLGLNPALSAGLLAILGVEVTRLRGLQSAFARFMASVIGLIFASMLFLTLGFHLWTISIFVLVSIPILARIGLKDGIATSAVIVFHVYAREEVTAHLIGNEIMLLLVGLGWATVINLIYMPKDEHKLIRLRHAIEEQFAVIFRTLAETLRTPALVWSGQELLDAGHTIEEGIRLADINRENRIWGQGNEFGNYWPSYFEMRRQQLESIGQMLAQVAFVYEKLPQGELTAELFDLLSGDVKSDVYEGGVEERIKVLEAKFRAMPLPATRDEFEMRAAIFHLLLELKRYLAIAKRLKKQKNSLKAVSERGTA from the coding sequence ATGGGGATTCGCGTGATCAAAACGGCAATCGCCGCGCTCGGCGCGCTGTACACGGCCCATTATTTGGGTCTGAACCCGGCGCTTTCGGCCGGATTGCTCGCCATCCTCGGCGTCGAAGTGACGCGGCTGCGCGGGCTGCAGAGCGCCTTCGCGCGTTTCATGGCATCCGTGATCGGACTTATTTTCGCATCCATGCTGTTCCTGACGCTCGGATTTCATCTGTGGACGATCTCGATCTTCGTCTTGGTTTCGATTCCGATTCTTGCGCGGATCGGCCTGAAGGACGGCATCGCGACGAGCGCAGTCATCGTCTTTCACGTGTACGCCCGCGAAGAGGTGACGGCGCATTTGATCGGCAACGAAATCATGCTGCTGCTCGTCGGCCTCGGCTGGGCAACGGTCATTAATTTGATCTATATGCCCAAGGATGAACATAAACTGATAAGGCTTCGTCATGCGATCGAAGAGCAATTCGCGGTTATTTTCCGTACGTTGGCGGAGACGCTTCGGACGCCAGCCCTCGTATGGAGCGGGCAGGAGCTGCTGGATGCCGGCCATACGATCGAGGAAGGCATTCGCCTCGCCGACATCAACCGGGAGAACCGGATTTGGGGCCAGGGGAACGAATTCGGCAACTACTGGCCGTCGTACTTCGAGATGCGCCGGCAGCAGCTGGAGTCCATCGGCCAAATGCTCGCTCAGGTGGCGTTCGTTTACGAGAAACTGCCCCAAGGCGAACTGACCGCCGAGCTGTTCGATCTGCTGTCCGGCGACGTGAAATCGGACGTTTACGAAGGCGGCGTGGAAGAGCGCATCAAGGTGCTGGAAGCGAAATTCCGGGCAATGCCGCTTCCGGCGACGCGCGACGAATTCGAAATGAGGGCCGCCATCTTCCATCTGCTGCTGGAGTTGAAACGGTATTTGGCCATCGCCAAACGGCTGAAGAAGCAAAAAAACAGCCTCAAGGCTGTCTCCGAACGCGGCACCGCGTAG
- a CDS encoding helix-turn-helix transcriptional regulator, which translates to MNQPTRLKALSSFLMAQRAKLTPEDAGLTPGTRRRTPGLRREEVAQLAGVSPTWYTWLEQGRDIKVSASVLEAVSGALRLNSDERKYLFALALETGAGASALREETPRIGPPLRRILDELRSCPTIISDRHCHIVGWNEAAAHVFMDFELIPEQRRNMIALLFERKEFRRLAVNWEHFVGGFLAIFRAYYGQYVDDDWYDTFLRDMTAAHPDFQPLWEESRVSAAPEVLIEFRHAKAGKMLFHLTSLQLQGNSDLRCSIYTPAPDSPTETKLRRLMDKEVEPAAQ; encoded by the coding sequence ATGAATCAGCCCACGAGACTGAAAGCTCTCTCCAGCTTCTTGATGGCTCAGCGTGCCAAACTAACGCCCGAAGACGCAGGCTTGACGCCTGGAACGCGCCGCAGGACGCCAGGTCTCAGGCGCGAGGAAGTCGCTCAGCTAGCCGGCGTCAGCCCGACCTGGTATACCTGGCTGGAGCAAGGCAGAGACATCAAAGTGTCCGCTTCCGTGTTGGAAGCCGTCTCGGGCGCGCTGCGGCTCAACTCGGACGAGCGAAAATATTTGTTCGCGCTCGCCTTGGAAACGGGCGCAGGCGCATCCGCGCTGCGCGAGGAGACGCCCCGCATCGGCCCGCCGCTGCGCCGGATACTCGATGAGCTGCGCTCCTGCCCGACGATTATATCGGACCGGCACTGCCACATCGTCGGCTGGAACGAAGCGGCCGCGCATGTATTCATGGACTTCGAGCTGATTCCGGAGCAGCGGCGCAACATGATCGCGCTGCTGTTCGAGCGCAAGGAATTTCGCCGGCTGGCCGTCAATTGGGAGCATTTCGTCGGCGGCTTCCTCGCGATCTTCCGCGCCTATTACGGCCAATACGTCGACGACGATTGGTACGATACGTTCCTTCGCGACATGACTGCAGCGCATCCCGACTTCCAACCGCTCTGGGAGGAAAGCCGGGTCAGCGCCGCGCCGGAGGTGCTGATCGAATTCCGGCATGCCAAAGCGGGCAAGATGCTGTTCCATCTTACCTCCTTGCAGCTGCAAGGGAATTCCGACCTGCGCTGCAGCATTTATACGCCGGCGCCCGACTCCCCGACCGAGACGAAGCTGCGAAGGCTGATGGATAAAGAAGTCGAACCGGCTGCGCAGTGA
- a CDS encoding putative amidoligase domain-containing protein, with amino-acid sequence MAGTVWLWDGKACRLCAGRPDAGAESAGPAEGDAVIVAGEAAAWPGSRGARGFGALCLNADAAEFAAWDRNETERRLRRAGAAVLAPGQQALRSYEVSLFQLQPLAVEKLQLKPRAHAQPQPKGRALRANVGSNGEPVMKRVQTMSDRDARYRPFARLAVRALYACGLDNGIVELADDGDGKCYVAGIRLPSAAAYRTGIWREAADALAARLQADARDRNSGEAPAILLGADPEFLLLAENGRVVSAARYLEGGHGAGCDAIVVGGAVVHPIAELRPAPSPTPDGLARNIRRLLQEAARRIPDQPPLRWAAGGMPAVGFALGGHVHLSGVPLTGRLLRQLDSYVAFPLAMIESPSERIRRPRYGALGDFRLQPHGGFEYRTLPSWLASPLAAKAAFALALLCARESGSLSYLPSSEDEYLAAYYEGDRPTLTRCLEGLAASMANTASYPELSRWIEPLLQAIRDGRTWDAAGDFRAKWRISPRQA; translated from the coding sequence ATGGCGGGCACTGTGTGGCTATGGGATGGAAAAGCATGCCGGCTGTGCGCCGGCCGGCCGGATGCTGGCGCCGAAAGCGCCGGTCCGGCCGAAGGGGACGCCGTTATCGTCGCTGGAGAGGCCGCGGCATGGCCGGGTTCTCGCGGAGCGCGCGGCTTCGGCGCGCTCTGTTTGAATGCGGACGCAGCGGAGTTCGCCGCATGGGACCGGAATGAAACCGAGCGGCGGCTGCGGCGAGCGGGCGCGGCCGTGCTTGCACCTGGGCAGCAGGCGCTGCGCAGTTACGAGGTATCGCTGTTTCAGCTGCAACCGTTGGCCGTGGAGAAGCTGCAGCTGAAACCGAGAGCGCACGCGCAACCGCAACCGAAAGGACGAGCCCTGCGGGCGAACGTTGGTTCAAATGGCGAACCAGTGATGAAGCGCGTGCAGACGATGAGCGATCGGGACGCGCGCTATCGGCCATTCGCGCGCTTGGCCGTGCGGGCATTGTATGCCTGCGGTTTGGATAACGGCATCGTCGAATTGGCGGACGACGGAGATGGGAAGTGTTATGTCGCCGGCATTCGCCTTCCGTCCGCGGCAGCTTATCGAACCGGCATCTGGCGGGAAGCGGCCGACGCGCTCGCGGCTCGGCTTCAAGCTGACGCGCGAGACCGAAACAGCGGGGAAGCGCCGGCAATTCTGCTTGGGGCGGATCCCGAGTTTCTGCTGCTCGCGGAGAACGGCCGGGTCGTTTCCGCCGCCCGATATTTGGAAGGCGGGCACGGAGCGGGCTGCGACGCGATCGTCGTCGGGGGAGCGGTCGTGCATCCGATTGCGGAGCTGCGCCCCGCGCCTTCGCCGACGCCGGACGGCTTGGCGCGCAATATTCGCCGCCTGCTGCAGGAAGCCGCGCGGCGCATCCCGGACCAGCCGCCGCTGCGCTGGGCGGCTGGCGGCATGCCGGCCGTCGGCTTCGCGCTCGGCGGCCACGTCCATTTGAGCGGGGTGCCGCTGACCGGCCGGCTGCTGCGCCAGCTCGACAGCTACGTCGCGTTCCCGCTCGCCATGATCGAATCGCCGTCCGAACGGATACGGCGCCCGCGCTACGGCGCGCTGGGCGATTTCCGGCTGCAGCCGCACGGCGGTTTCGAATATCGCACGCTGCCGAGCTGGCTGGCGTCTCCACTTGCCGCCAAAGCGGCGTTCGCGCTGGCGCTGCTATGCGCGCGAGAGAGCGGGAGCCTCTCGTATTTGCCTTCTAGCGAGGACGAATATTTGGCGGCTTATTACGAGGGGGATCGGCCGACGCTAACCCGCTGCCTGGAAGGACTTGCCGCTTCGATGGCAAACACGGCGTCTTACCCGGAGCTGTCCAGATGGATCGAGCCGCTCCTGCAGGCGATCCGGGACGGCCGGACTTGGGACGCCGCGGGAGATTTTCGCGCGAAATGGCGGATAAGCCCGCGGCAAGCGTGA
- the fabF gene encoding beta-ketoacyl-ACP synthase II, translating to MEKVVITGMGIISPLGNDVGTYWEALKRGESGIAAIDRFDTSKHRTRIAGQVKHFDADTLFGKKEARRMDRFCQYALAAADQAWADAGLDAAAIDPERAGVYVGSGIGGLETLLAQDAVLQGRGPDRVSPTLVPMMIANMAAAMISIRYKLHGPTMAPVTACSIGNTSIGEAFRLIRLGLADVVIAGGTEAAITDISLASFGNATALSTRNEEPRRASRPFDSDRDGFVIAEGAGIVVLESESHARKRNARMHAEVIGYGASSDAYHMVATHPEGYGPYLAMKAALLEAGISTEQVDVIYAHATSTELGDLSETRAIKRLFGDKARDIPVTAVKSMTGHMLGAAGGSQAIALAKSLQEGIVPPTINLDSPAPECDLDYVPHTARHAKLSVGVSNSFGFGGHNAVIVVKAVDSP from the coding sequence ATGGAAAAAGTAGTCATCACGGGCATGGGCATCATATCTCCGCTAGGCAATGATGTCGGCACCTATTGGGAAGCGTTGAAGCGGGGAGAGTCAGGCATTGCCGCAATCGACCGCTTCGATACATCGAAACACCGTACCCGCATCGCGGGACAAGTCAAGCATTTCGATGCCGACACGTTGTTCGGCAAGAAAGAAGCGCGGCGTATGGATCGCTTCTGCCAGTATGCGCTGGCGGCGGCGGATCAAGCCTGGGCAGACGCGGGGCTGGACGCGGCGGCGATCGATCCGGAGCGCGCCGGCGTTTACGTCGGTTCGGGAATCGGGGGATTGGAAACGCTGCTCGCCCAAGACGCCGTGCTTCAAGGCCGCGGACCCGACCGGGTCAGTCCGACGCTCGTCCCGATGATGATCGCCAACATGGCTGCGGCGATGATCAGCATTCGCTACAAGCTGCACGGGCCGACGATGGCTCCGGTGACGGCCTGTTCAATCGGGAATACGTCGATCGGAGAGGCGTTCCGGCTAATTCGCCTCGGGCTTGCGGACGTCGTGATCGCCGGCGGGACGGAAGCGGCGATCACGGACATTTCGCTCGCGAGCTTCGGGAACGCGACCGCGCTGTCGACGCGCAACGAGGAGCCGCGCAGGGCCAGCAGGCCGTTCGATAGCGATCGCGACGGATTCGTCATTGCGGAAGGCGCCGGCATCGTCGTGCTGGAATCCGAATCGCACGCCCGCAAACGGAACGCGCGAATGCATGCCGAAGTGATCGGATACGGCGCGAGCTCCGACGCTTATCATATGGTAGCGACGCATCCGGAAGGCTATGGTCCGTATCTGGCCATGAAAGCGGCGCTGCTGGAAGCGGGAATAAGTACGGAGCAAGTGGACGTCATTTATGCGCATGCGACGAGCACGGAACTCGGCGATTTGTCGGAGACGCGGGCAATCAAACGGCTGTTCGGCGATAAGGCGCGCGACATTCCGGTGACGGCGGTGAAATCGATGACCGGCCACATGCTCGGCGCAGCCGGGGGCTCGCAAGCCATTGCGCTGGCCAAGAGCCTGCAGGAAGGGATCGTCCCGCCGACGATCAACCTCGATTCTCCCGCTCCCGAATGCGATCTCGATTATGTCCCGCATACGGCCAGACATGCGAAGCTCTCGGTCGGCGTCAGCAACTCGTTCGGCTTCGGCGGCCATAACGCCGTTATCGTTGTCAAAGCAGTTGACTCCCCGTAA
- a CDS encoding outer spore coat protein CotE, which yields MAYADKQLKAREIITKAVCGKGRKFSTVTHNVTPPHHPTSILGAWIINHQYEAVRSGDGIEVIGTYDINIWYSYNKNSQTDVAKETLSYVEHVPLSYLDPKHRASTEEVSAESTQEPNCIEANISSSGSGVVIRVEREFAVELVAETKIWVATLPGSSDDGKDFEYGDDGDFEDLDPELLDDEL from the coding sequence ATGGCTTATGCAGATAAACAGCTTAAGGCTAGAGAAATAATTACCAAAGCTGTCTGCGGAAAAGGTCGTAAATTTTCCACAGTAACACACAACGTTACGCCGCCTCACCACCCCACGAGCATCCTGGGCGCATGGATTATTAATCATCAATACGAGGCGGTCCGTTCCGGAGACGGGATCGAGGTTATCGGTACTTACGATATCAACATTTGGTATTCTTACAACAAAAACTCGCAAACCGACGTAGCAAAAGAAACCCTTTCTTACGTTGAACATGTGCCGCTTTCCTATCTGGATCCGAAGCACCGGGCTTCGACCGAGGAAGTATCCGCGGAATCAACGCAAGAGCCAAACTGTATCGAAGCCAACATTTCGTCCAGCGGTTCCGGCGTCGTCATTCGCGTGGAGCGCGAATTCGCGGTTGAACTGGTCGCCGAGACGAAAATCTGGGTAGCTACGCTGCCTGGAAGCTCCGATGACGGAAAAGATTTCGAGTACGGGGACGACGGTGATTTTGAAGATTTGGATCCGGAGCTGCTCGACGACGAACTGTAA